The Pseudarthrobacter sp. NS4 genome includes a window with the following:
- a CDS encoding SDR family oxidoreductase, protein MVTPLPAADTVAPRSILFLGGTGVISAAASERAVALGHRLTILNRGRSTRPVPEGAEVLCADLRDAASVREVLGGREFDAVADFIAYTPQQAQASLDLFRGRTGQYVFISSASAYQKPPTRLPIRESTPLKNPFWQYSRDKIACEELLYRAYRDEDFPLTVVRPSHTYDRTKIAMVGGWTDIYRMRAGLPVMVHGDGTSLWTLTHSRDFAKAFVGLLGRPQAVGESYTITSDEYLPWNQIYRLFARAAGVAEPELVHVASETIAAHSAELGSNLLGDRSHSVVFDNTKIKSLVPDYAATIPFADGAREIVQWYDANPELQVLDEGFMALSDRLTKWARTGA, encoded by the coding sequence GTGGTAACCCCACTCCCTGCGGCCGATACCGTGGCACCGAGAAGCATCCTCTTTCTCGGCGGCACCGGGGTGATCAGCGCGGCGGCGTCTGAACGCGCCGTCGCGCTGGGCCACCGGCTGACCATCCTCAACCGGGGCCGGTCCACGAGGCCGGTCCCGGAAGGGGCCGAGGTGCTGTGCGCCGACCTGCGTGATGCGGCCTCCGTCCGGGAGGTGCTGGGCGGGCGGGAGTTCGACGCCGTCGCGGACTTTATTGCCTACACTCCCCAGCAGGCGCAGGCCAGCCTGGACCTGTTCAGGGGCCGTACCGGGCAGTACGTCTTCATCAGCTCCGCTTCGGCGTACCAGAAGCCACCCACCCGCCTGCCGATCCGTGAATCCACACCGCTGAAAAATCCCTTCTGGCAATACTCAAGGGACAAGATCGCCTGTGAGGAACTCCTTTACAGGGCTTACCGGGACGAGGACTTTCCGCTGACGGTGGTGCGCCCGTCGCACACTTATGACCGCACCAAGATCGCCATGGTGGGTGGCTGGACCGACATTTACCGGATGCGGGCAGGGCTTCCGGTCATGGTGCACGGCGACGGCACCTCACTCTGGACCCTTACCCACAGCCGCGACTTCGCCAAGGCCTTCGTGGGGCTGCTTGGCAGGCCGCAGGCCGTGGGCGAGAGCTACACCATCACGTCTGACGAGTACCTGCCCTGGAACCAGATCTACCGGCTGTTCGCCCGGGCCGCGGGCGTGGCCGAACCGGAGCTGGTCCACGTGGCGTCGGAAACGATCGCCGCCCACAGCGCGGAGCTGGGTAGCAACCTGCTCGGCGACCGATCCCACTCGGTGGTCTTCGACAACACCAAGATCAAGTCGTTGGTACCGGATTATGCGGCCACCATTCCCTTCGCAGACGGGGCCCGCGAAATCGTGCAGTGGTACGACGCCAACCCGGAACTGCAGGTGCTGGACGAAGGCTTCATGGCTCTGAGCGACCGCCTGACCAAATGGGCCCGCACGGGCGCCTGA
- a CDS encoding aldo/keto reductase: MQYTHLGRSGLKVSRLCLGTMNFGPQTEEADAHSIMDSAHDNGINFFDTANVYGGAGHRGWTEEIIGRWFAKGGERREHTVLATKLYGTMTDRPNESRLSALNIRRALDASLKRLQTDYIDIYQFHHIDRDTPWDEIWQAIEVAVQQGKILYSGSSNFAGWHIAQAQEAARRRHYTGLVSEQSIYNLFMRQVELEVIPAAQEYGLGLIPWSPLQGGLLGGVLKKERDGVRRTEGRAAETLKKHEDQIRQYEDFADELGREPGDVALAWLLHQPAVTAPIVGPRTQEQLDAAIRALDVSLDADALKRLDDIFPGHRTAPEDYAW, translated from the coding sequence ATGCAGTACACCCACCTTGGCCGCTCCGGCCTGAAAGTTTCCCGCCTTTGCCTTGGCACCATGAACTTCGGCCCGCAGACAGAGGAAGCGGATGCCCACAGCATCATGGACTCGGCCCATGACAACGGCATCAATTTCTTCGACACGGCCAATGTCTACGGCGGCGCCGGGCACCGGGGCTGGACCGAGGAAATCATCGGCCGCTGGTTTGCCAAGGGCGGCGAGCGCCGCGAACACACGGTGCTGGCCACCAAGCTTTACGGCACCATGACGGACCGGCCCAACGAGTCCAGGCTCTCCGCGCTGAACATCCGCCGCGCGCTTGACGCCAGCCTGAAGCGGCTGCAGACGGACTACATCGACATCTACCAGTTCCACCACATCGACCGGGACACCCCGTGGGATGAAATCTGGCAGGCTATCGAGGTGGCAGTGCAGCAGGGCAAGATCCTGTATTCCGGCAGCAGCAACTTTGCCGGCTGGCATATCGCCCAGGCCCAGGAAGCCGCCCGGCGGCGGCACTACACCGGGCTGGTGAGCGAGCAGTCCATCTACAACCTGTTCATGCGCCAGGTGGAACTGGAAGTCATCCCGGCCGCGCAGGAATACGGCCTTGGGCTCATCCCGTGGTCGCCGCTCCAGGGCGGCCTCCTCGGCGGGGTGCTGAAGAAGGAGCGCGACGGCGTCCGCCGCACCGAAGGACGTGCTGCCGAAACGCTGAAGAAGCATGAGGACCAGATCCGCCAGTACGAGGACTTTGCCGACGAACTGGGGCGCGAGCCCGGCGACGTGGCACTGGCCTGGCTGCTGCACCAGCCTGCGGTGACGGCTCCGATCGTGGGTCCGCGGACGCAGGAACAGCTGGACGCCGCCATCCGCGCCCTTGACGTCAGCCTGGACGCGGACGCCCTCAAGCGGCTGGACGATATTTTCCCGGGACACCGAACGGCTCCGGAAGATTACGCGTGGTAA
- a CDS encoding helix-turn-helix domain-containing protein, giving the protein MGQSAEFGKFLKAMRSRLSPEDAGAGPTTGARRVPGLRREEVARLAGVSTDYYVRLEQGRNIHPSRTVLEAVSRALRLDSSEHAHMVDLLENCSNAPRAGSPAVQGVRPALRHLLEAVGDVPAMVLGRRSDVLAGNRMAFLLFTDFSALPASERNLTRWLVLDPAAKALFRDWKTVAAEAAGALRLDVGRHPNDPQANQLVGELAVNSEHFRQWWAGHRVATRSAGTVRLHHPAVGDLELNFENLVLPDDPDQTLRVYSARPGSPSSDALALLGSLGAGPGPVQERGIASPAPAVAENGEAP; this is encoded by the coding sequence ATGGGTCAAAGCGCCGAGTTTGGAAAATTCCTCAAGGCCATGCGGTCCCGGTTGAGCCCGGAAGACGCTGGAGCAGGTCCCACCACGGGTGCCCGCAGGGTTCCCGGCCTGCGGCGTGAGGAAGTGGCGCGGCTGGCTGGAGTCAGCACCGATTACTACGTCCGGCTGGAACAGGGCCGGAACATCCACCCCTCACGGACCGTGCTGGAGGCAGTGTCGCGGGCGCTCCGCCTGGACAGCAGCGAGCACGCACACATGGTGGACCTGCTGGAGAACTGCTCAAACGCTCCCCGCGCAGGCAGTCCGGCCGTGCAGGGGGTCCGGCCGGCACTGCGGCATCTCCTTGAGGCTGTGGGGGATGTACCGGCCATGGTGCTGGGACGGCGCAGTGACGTCCTGGCAGGCAACCGGATGGCCTTCCTCCTCTTCACGGATTTTTCGGCACTCCCGGCAAGCGAACGGAACCTCACCCGCTGGCTCGTCCTTGATCCGGCCGCCAAGGCGCTGTTCCGGGACTGGAAAACCGTGGCCGCGGAAGCTGCCGGTGCGCTTCGGCTTGATGTCGGGCGGCACCCGAACGACCCCCAGGCGAACCAGCTGGTGGGCGAGCTCGCGGTGAACAGCGAGCACTTCCGGCAGTGGTGGGCCGGGCACCGGGTGGCGACCAGGTCAGCCGGCACCGTCAGGCTGCACCACCCCGCGGTCGGCGACCTGGAACTGAACTTTGAAAACCTCGTCCTTCCGGACGACCCGGACCAGACGCTGCGGGTGTATTCCGCGCGGCCCGGATCGCCGTCGTCGGACGCGCTTGCGCTGCTGGGCAGCCTGGGCGCCGGCCCGGGGCCGGTGCAGGAGCGCGGCATTGCCAGCCCGGCCCCGGCTGTTGCCGAAAACGGCGAGGCACCCTGA
- a CDS encoding aldo/keto reductase yields the protein MSELTLNNGVTIPQLGFGVFQVPPEETQRTVEDAFEAGYRHIDTAAAYRNEAGVGAAIAATGIPREDIFVTTKLRNGEQDRAQEAFQNSRKALGLDYVDLYLIHWPVPSQDLYVQAWKEMERLYENNQIRAIGVSNFLAGHLDNLLESAEIVPAVNQIELHPSYQQAELADKCRKLGIAVEAYSPLGRGADLNGNAVTSIAGAHNATTAQVVLAWQLAAGNIVIPKSSQPARIRENFAAAALTLSEDELAAITDLESGARLGSDPAAASFTQL from the coding sequence ATGTCAGAGCTGACACTGAACAACGGCGTCACGATCCCCCAGCTTGGTTTCGGTGTTTTCCAGGTACCGCCGGAAGAAACACAGCGGACCGTCGAGGACGCCTTCGAGGCCGGATACCGCCACATCGACACGGCCGCCGCCTACCGCAACGAGGCCGGTGTTGGAGCGGCGATCGCGGCCACGGGCATTCCGCGCGAGGACATTTTTGTCACCACCAAGCTCCGGAACGGCGAACAGGACCGCGCCCAGGAGGCATTCCAAAACAGCCGCAAAGCACTGGGCCTCGATTATGTGGACCTGTACCTCATCCACTGGCCGGTCCCCTCGCAGGACCTGTACGTGCAGGCCTGGAAGGAGATGGAACGGCTGTACGAAAACAACCAGATCCGCGCCATCGGCGTCTCCAACTTCCTGGCCGGGCACCTGGACAACCTGCTGGAGTCTGCCGAGATTGTCCCGGCCGTAAACCAGATCGAGCTGCACCCCAGCTACCAGCAGGCGGAACTGGCCGACAAGTGCCGGAAACTGGGCATCGCGGTGGAAGCCTACAGCCCGCTGGGACGCGGCGCCGACCTCAACGGAAACGCAGTGACCAGCATCGCCGGCGCGCACAACGCAACCACGGCCCAGGTGGTACTCGCCTGGCAGCTGGCTGCCGGAAACATCGTCATCCCCAAGTCCAGCCAGCCCGCCAGGATCCGGGAAAACTTTGCCGCCGCAGCCCTCACTCTTTCCGAGGATGAACTTGCGGCCATCACGGACCTTGAGTCGGGAGCGCGCCTCGGTTCCGATCCCGCCGCCGCCTCCTTCACGCAGCTTTAG
- a CDS encoding four-carbon acid sugar kinase family protein, translated as MTLETDVLAAYPAEVPIPAELVAGTLAASNAETPRVLVVLDDDPTGTQSVADLPVLTRWDVEDFIWAFGQSKPAVYVLTNTRSLDPADAAARNEEVVRNALAAAGSPDILRLGFVSRSDSTLRGHYPLEPDVIAATVEALSGETTDGVVLVPAFPDAGRVTIGGVHYMRGTGDAAGTLTPVSDTEFAKDATFGFTTSVMANYVEEKSQGRFAADSVIVLDLNIIRAGATAGDPAGSAETSANAIADAIQGATNSTPIVADIVTENDLRALALGLEEAERRGKKLLYRVGPPFGRARIGQEIRTELTGAEAYSGNTPSQAGGLIVVGSHVGVTSRQLKALTEQHSAARIVEIDVEKLLGDETEAGTHLDQTVDTVVEALHSGDVIVHTSRLLIKTDDPAESLRIARTVSAAVVAVVNRTLKTFPPRFVIAKGGITSSDVAAHGLEIRHAIVRGPMLPGIVSLWEPVDGPAKGIPYIVFAGNVGDDQSLADVTRKLSNTFQ; from the coding sequence GTGACGCTTGAAACAGACGTCCTGGCCGCCTACCCGGCCGAGGTCCCGATTCCCGCCGAACTGGTGGCCGGTACGCTGGCCGCCTCCAACGCGGAGACGCCGCGTGTCCTGGTAGTGCTCGACGACGACCCCACCGGAACGCAGTCCGTGGCAGATCTGCCCGTGCTCACCCGCTGGGACGTAGAGGACTTCATCTGGGCCTTCGGCCAGTCCAAGCCCGCCGTCTATGTCCTGACCAACACCCGCAGCCTGGATCCGGCCGACGCCGCCGCCCGCAATGAAGAAGTGGTCCGCAACGCCCTCGCCGCTGCCGGATCGCCGGACATACTGCGGCTCGGCTTCGTCAGCCGGAGCGACTCCACCCTCCGCGGCCACTACCCTCTGGAACCGGACGTCATCGCCGCCACGGTCGAGGCCCTCAGTGGCGAAACCACCGACGGCGTGGTCCTGGTACCCGCGTTCCCCGACGCCGGCCGGGTCACCATTGGCGGTGTCCACTACATGCGCGGCACCGGCGACGCGGCCGGCACCCTCACCCCGGTGTCCGACACCGAGTTCGCCAAGGACGCCACCTTCGGCTTCACCACCTCCGTCATGGCCAATTACGTCGAAGAGAAGTCGCAGGGCCGGTTCGCGGCGGACTCGGTGATCGTCCTGGACCTCAACATCATCCGTGCAGGCGCCACTGCGGGCGACCCCGCCGGCAGCGCAGAGACCAGCGCCAACGCCATCGCCGACGCCATCCAGGGCGCCACCAATTCCACCCCGATCGTGGCTGACATTGTCACTGAAAATGACCTCCGCGCCCTGGCCCTGGGCCTTGAAGAGGCAGAGCGCCGCGGCAAAAAGCTTCTCTACCGTGTGGGCCCGCCCTTCGGCCGTGCCAGGATCGGACAGGAAATCCGCACCGAGCTGACCGGAGCCGAAGCCTACTCCGGCAACACCCCGTCCCAGGCCGGCGGCCTCATTGTGGTGGGATCGCATGTTGGGGTCACCTCCCGCCAGCTCAAAGCCCTGACAGAGCAGCACAGCGCTGCGCGCATCGTGGAGATCGACGTCGAAAAGCTGCTGGGCGACGAAACGGAGGCCGGCACCCACCTGGACCAGACAGTGGACACCGTGGTTGAAGCCCTCCACAGCGGTGACGTCATCGTCCACACCAGCCGCCTGCTCATCAAGACCGACGACCCCGCGGAAAGCCTGCGGATCGCGCGCACCGTTTCTGCCGCCGTCGTGGCCGTGGTGAACCGGACCCTCAAGACCTTCCCGCCCCGCTTCGTCATCGCCAAGGGCGGCATCACCTCCTCCGACGTGGCGGCCCACGGCCTGGAAATCCGCCACGCCATCGTCCGGGGCCCCATGCTCCCCGGCATCGTCTCCCTCTGGGAGCCGGTGGACGGCCCCGCGAAGGGCATTCCCTACATCGTGTTCGCCGGCAACGTGGGCGACGACCAGTCCCTCGCCGACGTCACCCGCAAGCTCAGCAACACCTTCCAGTAA
- a CDS encoding FadR/GntR family transcriptional regulator → MARKSLVGQVADELLDRIIAGEFPPGATVPGEHELSAAHEVSRMTVREAMKTLEAQRILSVERGRGTFVNPLNRWTSLEAVLRAASEGKNEGEASVQLIELRRMLETGACELAAGRISDVDIQTLYGHVAAMRAAHEVNDVAAFVEADLAFHDLILHSSENVFVAVLFEPLHRVLEKRRTETSAVREIQVHAIGHHQNIADALESRDAGRSREAMDAHMQQTLDDLKNLVLEAK, encoded by the coding sequence ATGGCAAGGAAGTCGCTGGTGGGCCAGGTGGCCGATGAGCTCCTGGACCGTATTATCGCGGGCGAATTCCCGCCCGGTGCCACTGTTCCCGGCGAGCACGAGCTCAGCGCCGCCCACGAAGTCAGCCGGATGACCGTCCGCGAGGCGATGAAAACCCTTGAAGCACAGCGGATCCTCAGCGTCGAGCGCGGCCGCGGCACCTTTGTGAACCCGCTTAACCGATGGACCTCGCTGGAGGCGGTGCTGCGCGCAGCCTCCGAGGGCAAGAACGAAGGGGAAGCTTCCGTCCAGCTCATCGAGCTCCGCCGCATGCTGGAGACAGGGGCGTGCGAACTCGCTGCGGGGCGCATCAGCGACGTGGATATCCAGACTCTCTACGGCCACGTGGCAGCCATGCGCGCCGCCCACGAGGTCAACGACGTCGCCGCCTTCGTGGAAGCGGACCTCGCGTTCCACGACCTGATCCTGCATTCCTCCGAGAACGTATTTGTGGCCGTTCTCTTCGAACCGCTTCATCGGGTCCTGGAAAAGAGGCGGACCGAGACGTCAGCCGTGCGCGAGATCCAGGTACACGCCATCGGGCATCACCAGAACATCGCCGATGCGCTGGAGTCCCGTGATGCCGGGCGCTCGCGCGAGGCCATGGACGCGCACATGCAGCAGACCCTGGACGATCTTAAGAACCTGGTACTCGAGGCGAAGTAA
- a CDS encoding NAD(P)/FAD-dependent oxidoreductase, which translates to MAHHGELFDVAVIGGGPAGLSAGVALSRALRSVVVIDAGEQRNLKAEGVHGFLSREGMSPKDLVAAGREELARYGGTAVRGSVTSASRDGENFVLRLDDGSTRTARRLLIASGITDELPELPGVSERWGRDVLYCPYCHGWEIRNQRVGLLASDSHSVLQALTFRQWSPDVTLFLNDSLVLSQGEEEQLQARSVHVVEGRVQELDIANDKLAGVTLDGGRTVPLDVLAVSPAAVSNANILQRLGLEPCGLEEGEGTRLETDDAGLTSCPGVWAAGNATDVSAQVMTAAAAGLKAAAAINADLVLSDTRQAVEDARADADRL; encoded by the coding sequence ATGGCTCATCACGGGGAACTGTTCGATGTGGCGGTTATTGGCGGCGGACCGGCGGGGTTGAGTGCCGGCGTTGCCCTCTCCAGGGCCCTGCGGTCCGTGGTGGTGATCGACGCAGGGGAACAACGGAACCTGAAGGCCGAGGGGGTGCATGGGTTCCTCAGCCGGGAAGGGATGAGTCCGAAGGATCTGGTTGCCGCAGGCCGGGAGGAACTGGCGCGGTACGGCGGGACGGCTGTCCGTGGCTCGGTAACCTCAGCCAGCCGCGACGGTGAAAATTTCGTTCTCCGCCTCGATGACGGCTCCACCCGTACCGCACGTCGGCTGCTGATCGCCTCGGGCATTACCGATGAGCTGCCGGAACTTCCTGGGGTGTCGGAACGCTGGGGGCGGGACGTCCTCTACTGCCCTTATTGCCACGGCTGGGAAATCCGCAACCAGAGAGTCGGTCTCCTGGCATCGGACTCCCACTCCGTCCTGCAGGCACTGACCTTTCGGCAATGGAGCCCCGACGTCACCCTCTTCCTGAACGACTCACTGGTGCTCAGCCAAGGGGAGGAAGAACAGTTGCAGGCCCGGTCCGTCCATGTGGTGGAGGGCAGGGTCCAGGAACTGGACATCGCCAATGACAAGCTTGCAGGGGTAACGCTCGACGGCGGGCGCACCGTCCCGTTGGATGTGCTGGCAGTCAGTCCGGCCGCCGTCAGCAACGCAAATATCCTCCAGCGGCTCGGGCTGGAACCGTGCGGCCTGGAGGAGGGGGAGGGCACCCGCCTGGAAACGGATGATGCCGGCCTCACCTCCTGTCCTGGAGTGTGGGCTGCCGGCAATGCCACCGACGTCTCCGCCCAGGTGATGACGGCGGCGGCAGCCGGCCTCAAGGCCGCCGCCGCCATCAACGCGGACCTTGTGCTCTCCGATACGCGGCAGGCCGTAGAGGATGCCAGGGCCGACGCCGACAGGTTGTAG
- a CDS encoding dodecin, producing MSNHTYSISEIVGTSDQGVDEAVRNGIAKASQTLRNLDWFEVKEIRGHLEEGKIADWQVTMKLGFRLEDQ from the coding sequence TTGTCCAACCACACGTACAGCATTTCTGAAATTGTCGGCACGTCGGACCAGGGAGTGGACGAGGCCGTCCGCAACGGCATCGCCAAAGCATCCCAGACCCTCCGCAACCTCGACTGGTTCGAGGTGAAGGAAATCCGCGGCCACTTGGAAGAGGGCAAAATCGCCGACTGGCAGGTCACCATGAAGCTCGGTTTCCGCCTCGAAGACCAGTAA
- a CDS encoding NAD(P)-dependent oxidoreductase: MTSNYTVTVLGLGAMGLPMATRLASQLTVHGFDIAEPRLKLAEEAGIATFATAREAAKGADAVLLAVRNGEQLNDVLFGGNGVASVLERGAVVILGSTVGTEAIPATVEKLAEYGVELVDAPLSGGPKRAGEGDLLIVVGASPAAREKAAPALELLASTLSVVGDKPGDGQALKTVNQLLCGVHIAAAAEAMALADALGLDQAKTLAALEAGAAGSFMLSNRGPRILEAYNEEGAEVLSRLDIFVKDMGIVGKATRAAGLAAPVAAAAEQLYLLGQAQGLAAADDSAVIKVVAPTKRTQ, from the coding sequence ATGACCAGCAACTACACCGTCACCGTCCTGGGCCTCGGCGCCATGGGACTGCCCATGGCCACCCGGCTGGCATCCCAGCTGACCGTGCACGGCTTCGACATCGCCGAACCCCGCCTGAAGCTCGCCGAAGAGGCCGGCATTGCCACCTTTGCCACTGCCCGTGAAGCCGCCAAGGGGGCTGACGCCGTCCTGCTCGCCGTCCGCAACGGTGAGCAGCTCAACGATGTCCTCTTCGGCGGGAACGGCGTGGCCTCCGTCCTGGAGCGCGGCGCCGTGGTCATCCTCGGCAGCACCGTGGGTACCGAAGCCATTCCGGCCACGGTGGAGAAGCTGGCCGAATACGGTGTGGAGCTGGTGGACGCCCCGTTGTCCGGCGGCCCCAAGCGCGCCGGCGAAGGCGACCTGCTGATCGTCGTGGGAGCTTCCCCCGCGGCCCGCGAAAAGGCGGCGCCCGCCCTTGAACTGCTCGCTTCCACCCTGAGCGTGGTGGGCGACAAGCCCGGCGACGGCCAGGCCCTCAAGACCGTCAACCAGCTCCTCTGCGGCGTCCACATTGCTGCCGCGGCAGAGGCCATGGCCCTGGCCGACGCGCTCGGACTGGACCAGGCCAAGACCCTCGCCGCCCTCGAAGCCGGTGCCGCCGGCTCGTTCATGCTCTCCAACCGCGGCCCCCGCATCCTTGAGGCCTACAACGAGGAAGGCGCCGAGGTCCTCAGCCGCCTGGACATCTTTGTCAAGGACATGGGCATCGTTGGCAAGGCCACCCGCGCGGCAGGACTGGCAGCTCCGGTTGCCGCTGCTGCCGAGCAGCTTTACCTCCTGGGCCAGGCCCAGGGCCTCGCTGCCGCTGATGACTCCGCCGTCATCAAGGTTGTTGCCCCCACCAAGCGCACCCAGTAG
- a CDS encoding GntP family transporter: protein MSALALLAIAVAGVALLLVAVIKFKIPAFLALLVVSVAVALVAGIPLPDVIKTVTEGMGGTLGSVAILVGLGAMLGKMIEISGGAQSLAGKFTQLLGPRRVVAALTSAAFLLAIPVFFDVGFIILIPIIYGFAKAAGVDPVKIGLPVGAIMLAIHVVVPPHPGVVGGAGILGADIGWTTIIGLALCIPVGVLGYFVARRLNRRDFTMLPATAEQFRLFGTGTSQVEQETAQGTSSVAVKSEVKTAPSPAMIITLIVLPILMIMVGTVGAVILPKDTFASQLAAFIGAPLIALLTALGLAYYFLGIRRGWSSQHTGEVMDSALAPTAIVILVTGAGGVFGKVLTVSGIGTALAEGLQAAGLPVIVMAFVLAAILRASQGSATVAIITTSGLLAASVADGGFSPFQTALILVAIGFGALGLSHVNDSGFWIVTRFLGLSVADGLKTWTVLTTVLGLAGFTLTFLVWILTGGLTV from the coding sequence ATGAGCGCACTAGCTCTTTTGGCCATAGCAGTGGCGGGCGTCGCCCTGCTGCTCGTGGCCGTCATCAAGTTCAAAATCCCCGCTTTCCTGGCCCTGCTGGTGGTCAGCGTGGCAGTTGCCCTGGTGGCCGGCATCCCGCTGCCGGACGTCATCAAAACCGTTACTGAAGGCATGGGCGGAACCCTTGGATCCGTAGCCATCCTGGTTGGCCTGGGCGCCATGCTGGGCAAAATGATCGAAATTTCCGGCGGCGCACAGTCCCTCGCCGGCAAGTTCACCCAGCTGCTCGGCCCCCGCCGGGTCGTCGCCGCCTTGACCTCTGCAGCCTTCCTGCTGGCCATCCCGGTCTTCTTCGACGTCGGATTCATCATCCTCATCCCCATCATCTACGGATTTGCCAAAGCCGCCGGGGTCGACCCGGTCAAGATCGGCCTGCCCGTCGGCGCCATCATGCTGGCCATCCACGTTGTTGTCCCGCCGCACCCCGGCGTCGTAGGCGGCGCCGGAATCCTCGGCGCAGACATCGGCTGGACCACCATCATTGGCCTCGCCCTCTGTATTCCCGTGGGCGTGCTGGGCTACTTCGTTGCCCGCAGGCTCAACCGCCGCGACTTCACAATGCTGCCCGCCACCGCCGAACAGTTCCGCCTCTTCGGCACCGGCACGTCACAGGTCGAGCAGGAAACTGCCCAGGGCACATCCAGCGTTGCCGTCAAGAGCGAGGTCAAGACCGCTCCCAGCCCGGCCATGATCATCACCCTGATTGTCCTTCCGATCCTCATGATCATGGTGGGAACTGTGGGCGCTGTCATCCTGCCCAAGGACACCTTCGCTTCCCAGCTGGCCGCCTTCATCGGCGCCCCGCTGATTGCGCTGCTCACGGCATTGGGCCTGGCCTACTACTTCCTGGGCATCCGCCGCGGCTGGTCCTCCCAGCACACCGGTGAGGTCATGGACTCCGCGCTGGCTCCCACCGCGATCGTCATCCTGGTCACCGGCGCCGGCGGCGTTTTCGGCAAGGTGCTCACCGTATCCGGCATCGGCACGGCCCTCGCCGAAGGCCTGCAGGCTGCCGGCCTCCCCGTTATCGTGATGGCTTTCGTCCTCGCGGCCATCCTCCGTGCATCGCAGGGGTCCGCAACGGTGGCCATCATCACCACCTCCGGCCTGCTGGCAGCCTCCGTGGCGGACGGCGGTTTCTCACCCTTCCAGACGGCACTCATCCTGGTAGCCATCGGCTTCGGGGCGCTTGGCCTCAGCCACGTAAATGACTCCGGCTTCTGGATCGTGACCCGCTTCCTGGGCCTCTCCGTGGCCGACGGCCTGAAAACCTGGACCGTGCTCACCACGGTCCTGGGACTGGCAGGCTTCACGCTCACGTTCCTGGTCTGGATCCTTACCGGCGGACTTACCGTCTGA
- a CDS encoding GNAT family N-acetyltransferase, with the protein MTENTMSTEDKFTADVTLRRNDAQHRYELLVGGKLAVQSFYQDLPGHIDFTHTETMQDFEGRGLGKVLAHFALDDVVATGKRIVPHCPFIAGYLRKHEGYEQFVDWPEG; encoded by the coding sequence ATGACCGAGAACACGATGTCCACCGAGGATAAGTTCACCGCCGACGTCACGCTGAGGCGCAACGACGCGCAACACCGCTACGAACTGCTGGTGGGCGGCAAACTTGCCGTCCAATCCTTCTACCAGGATTTGCCGGGCCACATAGACTTCACCCACACCGAAACCATGCAGGACTTCGAAGGCCGGGGCCTGGGCAAGGTACTGGCGCACTTCGCCCTGGATGACGTGGTGGCCACAGGCAAGCGCATTGTTCCGCACTGCCCGTTCATTGCCGGCTACCTGCGGAAGCATGAGGGGTACGAACAGTTCGTCGATTGGCCGGAGGGGTGA